The Bacillus sp. BGMRC 2118 genome contains a region encoding:
- a CDS encoding fumarate hydratase, which produces MQKLQESMYKLIVETSTNLPKDVRRAIKVAKAKESAGTRAAMSLSTITNNISMADENVSPICQDTGLPTFKIKTPVGVNQLEIKKAIKNAIEEATKDGKLRPNSVDSLTGENSGNNLGDGVPVIKFEQWEKDYIDVRLILKGGGCENKNIQYSLPCELEGLGRAGRDLDGIRKCIMHSVYQAQGQGCSAGFIGVGIGGDRSSGYDLAKEQLFRSVDDVNPNEDLRKLEEYVMDNANSLGIGTMGFGGETTLLGCKVGVMHRIPASFFVSVAYNCWAYRRLGVKLDPTSGEIQDWMYQEGEKIDFSKEVEEETEVTSDSREVVLQAPITEEQIRDLKVGDVVTINGMMYTGRDAIHKHLSTNESPVDLNGQIIYHCGPVMLKDADEKWHVKAAGPTTSIREEPYQGDIMKRFGIRAVIGKGGMGAKTLAALKEHGGVYLNAIGGAAQYYADCIKSVEGVDLMQFGIPEAMWHLKVEGFKAVVTMDSHGNSLHQDVEKTSLEKLAQFKEPVFK; this is translated from the coding sequence TCGTAGAGCAATTAAAGTAGCAAAGGCGAAGGAAAGCGCTGGTACCCGTGCTGCAATGTCTCTATCTACTATAACAAATAATATATCAATGGCTGATGAAAATGTATCGCCAATATGTCAAGATACAGGACTGCCAACATTCAAAATTAAAACTCCAGTTGGGGTTAATCAATTAGAAATAAAGAAAGCAATAAAAAATGCGATCGAGGAAGCAACAAAAGACGGAAAACTTCGTCCAAACTCAGTTGATTCACTAACAGGCGAAAATAGTGGAAATAACTTAGGTGACGGTGTTCCAGTTATTAAGTTTGAACAATGGGAAAAAGACTACATTGATGTCCGTCTCATATTAAAAGGCGGCGGATGTGAAAACAAGAACATCCAATATAGCCTTCCTTGTGAATTAGAAGGATTAGGACGTGCTGGTCGTGATCTCGATGGAATAAGAAAATGTATCATGCACTCTGTATATCAAGCACAAGGTCAAGGATGTAGTGCAGGCTTTATCGGTGTAGGTATTGGTGGAGATCGCTCAAGCGGCTATGATTTAGCAAAAGAGCAATTATTCCGCTCAGTCGATGATGTTAATCCAAACGAGGATCTTCGAAAATTAGAAGAGTATGTAATGGATAATGCCAATAGCCTTGGAATTGGGACGATGGGCTTTGGTGGAGAAACTACGTTATTAGGCTGTAAAGTTGGTGTTATGCACCGTATCCCAGCAAGTTTCTTCGTATCTGTTGCTTATAATTGTTGGGCATATCGCCGTTTAGGAGTGAAACTTGATCCTACTTCAGGTGAAATCCAAGATTGGATGTATCAAGAAGGGGAGAAGATTGATTTCTCTAAAGAAGTGGAAGAAGAAACTGAAGTTACCTCAGATTCTCGTGAGGTTGTACTTCAAGCACCAATTACTGAAGAGCAAATTCGCGATTTAAAAGTTGGAGATGTTGTAACCATTAACGGTATGATGTATACGGGCCGTGATGCTATCCATAAACATCTGTCAACGAATGAATCGCCAGTAGACTTGAACGGTCAAATCATCTACCATTGTGGTCCAGTTATGCTGAAGGATGCTGATGAAAAATGGCATGTAAAGGCTGCAGGGCCAACAACAAGTATTCGAGAAGAGCCTTACCAAGGTGACATTATGAAGAGATTTGGTATTCGTGCTGTTATCGGAAAAGGTGGTATGGGTGCAAAAACTTTAGCTGCGTTAAAAGAGCATGGTGGAGTGTACTTAAATGCAATTGGTGGAGCAGCTCAATACTATGCTGACTGTATTAAATCAGTCGAAGGTGTAGATTTAATGCAATTTGGTATACCTGAAGCAATGTGGCACTTAAAGGTAGAAGGCTTTAAAGCTGTTGTAACAATGGATTCCCACGGGAACAGCTTACATCAAGATGTAGAAAAAACATCTCTTGAAAAGCTTGCTCAATTTAAAGAGCCAGTATTCAAATAA
- the pdaA gene encoding delta-lactam-biosynthetic de-N-acetylase, which produces MKGVKILKFKLSWIITMIMLLTVPLVQQANATNYSNAKTHWGFKKSVNHEAPSAGKQLDDLLDQYNGFYLGDTSKKEIYLTFDNGYENGFTPQVLDVLKKKNVPATFFVTGHYLKTESALIKRMVDEGHIVGNHSWHHPDLTEVSDIRLKKELELVQKEYEKITGKKGMTYLRPPRGVFSERTLALAEQLGYTNVFWSLAFVDWYTDKQQGWKYSYDQVMKQIHPGAILLLHTVSKDNADALEKIITDLEKQGYTFKSLDDLMMDKTLPHPWLFSYTNPTP; this is translated from the coding sequence ATGAAAGGAGTGAAAATTTTGAAGTTTAAACTATCATGGATCATCACAATGATCATGCTACTCACAGTTCCGTTAGTTCAACAGGCAAACGCAACTAACTATTCAAATGCAAAAACGCATTGGGGTTTCAAGAAGAGTGTAAATCATGAAGCACCTTCTGCCGGAAAGCAGTTAGACGATCTTTTAGATCAATATAATGGTTTTTATTTAGGAGATACATCAAAAAAAGAAATTTACCTTACTTTTGATAATGGATATGAGAATGGGTTTACCCCGCAAGTTCTTGATGTGTTAAAAAAGAAGAACGTACCTGCAACTTTCTTTGTAACAGGTCATTATTTGAAAACAGAATCAGCGCTTATAAAAAGGATGGTAGATGAAGGCCATATTGTTGGAAACCATTCATGGCATCATCCTGATTTAACTGAAGTGAGTGACATTCGCTTAAAAAAGGAATTGGAATTAGTTCAGAAAGAATACGAAAAAATCACCGGAAAGAAAGGTATGACATATTTACGTCCACCTAGAGGTGTTTTCAGCGAAAGAACCCTAGCACTGGCGGAACAATTAGGGTATACAAATGTGTTTTGGTCACTTGCGTTTGTTGATTGGTATACAGACAAACAACAAGGGTGGAAATACTCCTATGATCAGGTCATGAAGCAAATACATCCGGGAGCCATTTTATTACTTCACACTGTCTCAAAAGACAACGCTGATGCATTAGAAAAAATCATCACTGATCTTGAAAAACAGGGTTATACGTTCAAAAGCTTAGATGATTTAATGATGGATAAAACACTTCCTCATCCATGGCTTTTCAGTTATACAAATCCCACACCCTAA